A section of the Rhizobium sp. BG4 genome encodes:
- the folK gene encoding 2-amino-4-hydroxy-6-hydroxymethyldihydropteridine diphosphokinase → MVAALQALDARADTRVTAVSRLYRTPPWGKTDQSFFFNACAAVETRLTPEALLDVCLDIEREMKRERIERWGPRTLDIDVLTFDNVEQAAPRLELPHPRMTERGFVLMPLADFAADLAVKGRSVGEWLKDADVQGIEIADASRDWWAKS, encoded by the coding sequence ATGGTGGCGGCCCTGCAGGCGCTCGATGCCCGCGCCGATACGCGCGTGACCGCGGTGTCGCGGCTCTATCGCACGCCGCCATGGGGCAAGACGGATCAATCCTTCTTCTTCAACGCCTGCGCCGCTGTAGAAACGCGGCTGACGCCAGAGGCGCTTCTCGATGTCTGCCTCGATATCGAGCGGGAGATGAAGCGCGAGCGGATCGAGCGCTGGGGACCGCGCACGCTCGATATCGACGTGCTGACTTTCGACAATGTGGAGCAGGCTGCGCCGCGGCTGGAGCTGCCGCATCCGCGGATGACGGAGCGGGGATTCGTGCTGATGCCGCTCGCGGATTTTGCCGCGGATCTCGCCGTGAAAGGCCGCAGCGTAGGGGAATGGCTGAAGGATGCCGATGTGCAGGGCATCGAGATTGCCGATGCTTCCCGCGACTGGTGGGCGAAGTCCTGA
- a CDS encoding flagellar biosynthetic protein FliO, giving the protein MLDSVMTDYGSRFLYAAGGVGLALLVLVGVLWLMRTRAPSPFVRGGKNRQPRLQVLDAAAVDARRRLVLVRRDNVEHLIMIGGPSDVVIESRILPESAEEPKPVAAPRPAAPAAPAAPIAEFRPQPVAERPQLRAVPDPRPEPRPEPKIEPKAEQKPEPVAIFEEEEAEPEPYVPAPAPVIEPRRPQPIAPVAVAPVAAPAPAAEPAPAPAIIVPPVIPAPETRVQPPISIRPAERAEITHAPETASNAADILDAARARVLPQQVRIEPQVSTPAAQSLPTVSEGTPVVTADAGAPPQQPKGDFQRILEEEMNTNFTAERVVQPVPTILPAQSMPVRPVIPPQPANLPRRDPEMAPVTGADAELQKEVARIFGEMSVNRDK; this is encoded by the coding sequence ATGTTAGACAGCGTAATGACCGACTATGGCAGCCGTTTCCTCTATGCTGCCGGCGGCGTTGGCCTTGCTCTCCTCGTGCTGGTCGGCGTCCTCTGGCTGATGCGCACCCGCGCACCGTCGCCTTTCGTGCGCGGCGGCAAGAACCGCCAGCCGCGTCTGCAGGTGCTGGACGCCGCCGCCGTCGATGCCCGCCGTCGCCTGGTGCTGGTGCGCCGCGACAATGTCGAGCACCTGATCATGATCGGCGGCCCGAGCGACGTCGTCATCGAAAGCCGGATCCTGCCGGAAAGCGCCGAAGAGCCGAAGCCTGTTGCCGCGCCGCGCCCTGCTGCCCCGGCAGCACCGGCCGCTCCCATTGCCGAGTTCCGGCCGCAGCCGGTTGCCGAGCGCCCGCAGCTGCGCGCCGTTCCCGACCCCAGGCCTGAGCCGCGTCCGGAACCGAAAATCGAGCCGAAAGCGGAACAGAAGCCCGAGCCGGTAGCAATCTTCGAAGAGGAAGAGGCTGAACCCGAGCCTTACGTTCCGGCACCCGCACCGGTGATCGAGCCGCGCCGCCCGCAGCCGATCGCACCGGTTGCCGTCGCTCCTGTAGCAGCGCCTGCTCCCGCAGCCGAGCCCGCCCCGGCCCCGGCAATTATCGTGCCGCCGGTCATTCCGGCCCCTGAAACCCGCGTCCAGCCGCCGATTTCGATCCGCCCGGCCGAACGCGCCGAGATCACGCACGCCCCGGAAACCGCGAGCAATGCCGCCGATATTCTCGACGCCGCCCGCGCCCGTGTGCTGCCGCAGCAGGTCCGCATCGAGCCGCAGGTTTCGACACCGGCCGCCCAGAGCCTGCCGACCGTTTCCGAGGGGACGCCCGTCGTGACCGCCGATGCCGGCGCGCCGCCGCAGCAGCCGAAGGGTGATTTCCAGCGGATCCTCGAAGAGGAAATGAACACCAACTTCACCGCCGAACGCGTCGTTCAGCCGGTGCCGACGATCCTGCCGGCGCAGAGTATGCCGGTCCGTCCCGTTATCCCGCCGCAGCCGGCCAACCTGCCGCGCCGCGACCCGGAGATGGCGCCGGTCACGGGCGCCGATGCCGAACTGCAGAAGGAAGTGGCCCGTATCTTCGGCGAAATGAGCGTCAATCGCGACAAATAG
- a CDS encoding DUF922 domain-containing protein: protein MPSASRNMRLVLAFSMTIALCTSAQAAVVATKSYSYFDIRGKTADELDQQLSTRGPTANGSSARHPGATKIRFGGEATYVQHDGRCRVGSAKVTVHTQIILPRWRSRKGASKELSMIWDALSSDIKRHEERHAEIARNQARVMERQILALPAQRSCETMQELVSDVSARGIDEHDRLQARFDKVEAVNFQNRMLRLLNNRIGASGGKN from the coding sequence ATGCCTTCCGCATCGCGTAATATGCGTCTCGTCCTTGCTTTTTCCATGACGATTGCCCTTTGCACTTCCGCCCAGGCGGCCGTGGTCGCGACGAAAAGCTATTCCTATTTCGATATCCGCGGCAAAACCGCAGACGAGCTCGATCAGCAGCTCAGCACCCGCGGTCCGACTGCCAACGGCTCATCCGCCCGCCATCCCGGCGCCACCAAGATCCGCTTCGGCGGCGAAGCGACCTATGTCCAGCATGACGGCCGCTGCCGCGTCGGCAGCGCCAAGGTGACCGTGCATACGCAGATCATCCTGCCGCGCTGGCGTAGTCGAAAGGGCGCGTCGAAGGAGCTGTCGATGATCTGGGATGCACTCTCGAGCGACATCAAGCGCCACGAGGAGCGCCACGCCGAAATCGCCCGAAATCAGGCCCGCGTCATGGAGCGCCAGATCCTGGCCCTGCCCGCCCAGCGCAGCTGCGAGACCATGCAGGAGTTGGTATCGGATGTATCAGCTCGCGGTATAGATGAGCACGACCGGCTTCAGGCGCGTTTCGACAAGGTCGAGGCGGTCAACTTTCAAAACCGGATGCTACGTTTGTTGAACAACCGAATCGGTGCATCGGGCGGCAAAAACTAG
- a CDS encoding YcjX family protein codes for MPPSLTSLADDARIAFDNLTDRASGLVHPTIRLGVTGLSRSGKTVFISSLVHNLLHGGRLPLFEPVQSGRVSAVRLEEQPDDGVPRFQYEDHIRALVKDRVWPDSTRAISELRVTIDYQSASGWSRMFSPGRLSIDIVDYPGEWLLDLPLLAKDFRAFSEDTLALARTGIRAELSRTWLELTDQTDIHAAANEMTARDLASSFAAYLKACKADERSLSTLPPGRFLLPGDLDGSPALTFAPLHLPADGKPEKGSLWAMMERRYEAYKSVVVKPFFREHFARLDRQIVLVDALQAINRGPEAVQDLERALSDVLACFRPGTNSLLSSLLGRRIDRVLVAATKADHLHHESHDRLDALTRRLVERAIHRIGMAGAGIDVMALASVRATREATVKRDGHDLPVIVGTPIEGETIGGERFDGLRKTAIFPGDLPTDPETLFAAIESGDRDIQLPDVNVVRFRPPQLEETGGGIKLSVPHIRLDRAMQFLFGDRLA; via the coding sequence TTGCCGCCAAGCCTGACATCCCTCGCCGACGATGCCCGCATCGCCTTCGACAATCTGACCGACCGCGCCAGCGGTCTGGTTCACCCGACGATCCGCCTCGGCGTGACGGGCCTTTCCCGTTCCGGCAAGACCGTCTTCATTTCCTCGCTGGTTCACAATCTGCTGCATGGCGGCCGCCTCCCGCTGTTCGAGCCGGTGCAATCCGGCCGCGTCTCGGCTGTCCGTCTCGAGGAACAGCCCGACGACGGTGTACCGCGTTTTCAATACGAGGATCACATTCGGGCACTGGTGAAGGACCGCGTCTGGCCGGATTCGACCCGCGCCATCTCCGAATTGCGCGTCACCATCGACTACCAGAGCGCCAGCGGCTGGAGCCGGATGTTCTCGCCGGGCCGCCTGTCGATCGATATCGTCGATTACCCCGGCGAATGGCTGCTCGACCTGCCGCTGCTCGCCAAGGACTTTCGTGCCTTCAGCGAGGATACGCTGGCATTGGCCCGCACCGGCATCCGCGCCGAGCTCTCCCGCACCTGGCTGGAACTGACCGATCAGACCGATATTCACGCCGCAGCCAACGAGATGACGGCGCGCGACCTCGCCTCCTCCTTCGCCGCCTACCTGAAGGCCTGCAAGGCCGACGAGCGGTCGCTCTCGACCCTGCCACCCGGCCGTTTCCTGCTGCCCGGCGATCTCGACGGTTCACCCGCCCTCACCTTCGCACCCCTGCACCTGCCTGCCGATGGCAAGCCGGAAAAAGGCTCTCTCTGGGCAATGATGGAGCGCCGCTACGAGGCCTATAAGTCCGTGGTCGTCAAACCCTTCTTCCGCGAGCATTTCGCCCGCCTCGACCGCCAGATCGTCCTCGTCGACGCGCTGCAGGCGATCAATCGCGGCCCGGAAGCCGTCCAGGATCTGGAACGGGCGCTGAGCGACGTTCTCGCCTGCTTCCGTCCCGGCACCAATTCGCTGCTCTCCTCGCTGCTCGGCCGCCGCATCGACCGCGTGCTCGTCGCCGCCACCAAGGCCGATCACCTGCATCATGAAAGCCACGACCGGCTGGATGCCCTGACGCGCCGCCTTGTCGAGCGCGCCATTCACCGCATCGGCATGGCCGGTGCCGGGATCGACGTCATGGCGCTCGCCTCGGTGCGCGCCACCCGCGAAGCGACGGTCAAGCGCGACGGCCACGATCTGCCGGTCATCGTCGGCACGCCGATCGAGGGAGAGACCATCGGCGGCGAGCGTTTCGACGGGTTGCGCAAGACAGCGATCTTCCCGGGCGACCTTCCCACCGACCCCGAAACCCTGTTTGCCGCCATTGAATCGGGAGACCGCGATATCCAATTGCCTGACGTGAACGTCGTGCGCTTCCGCCCGCCGCAGCTCGAGGAGACCGGTGGAGGTATCAAGCTCTCGGTACCGCATATCCGGCTCGATCGCGCCATGCAGTTCCTGTTTGGAGACCGTCTCGCATGA
- the folP gene encoding dihydropteroate synthase yields MDELRSSRWRLAHGRELELGGKSVIMAIVNVTPDSFSDGGRYDSTEAAVEHALAAVAHGAEIIDVGGESTRPGAAKVDAAEEQQRVLPVIEALRGRSDALISIDTYRAETARLALEAGAHIVNDVFGLQKEPEIAGVIASAKAGVCIMHTGREREKLADMIADQALFLDQSLELARQAGIGSEQIVLDPGFGFAKETAEENFELMARFAELQRFGLPLLAGTSRKRFIGAVTGRDAADRDVATAASSALLRLAGAAVFRVHNVAINRDALCVADAMLVARRNYEGRRGQ; encoded by the coding sequence ATGGACGAGCTTCGGAGCAGTCGCTGGCGCCTCGCGCATGGCCGCGAATTGGAGCTCGGCGGCAAGAGCGTCATCATGGCGATCGTCAATGTGACGCCGGATTCCTTTTCCGACGGCGGACGCTATGACAGCACTGAAGCGGCGGTCGAACATGCGCTGGCTGCGGTCGCCCATGGCGCCGAGATTATCGATGTCGGCGGCGAGTCGACGCGGCCGGGTGCGGCGAAGGTCGATGCTGCGGAAGAGCAGCAGCGGGTGCTGCCTGTCATCGAGGCGCTTCGCGGCAGGTCCGATGCACTGATTTCCATCGATACCTACCGGGCCGAGACAGCGCGGCTGGCGCTGGAAGCGGGCGCTCATATCGTCAACGACGTCTTCGGCCTGCAGAAGGAACCGGAGATCGCAGGCGTGATCGCCAGCGCAAAAGCTGGCGTCTGCATCATGCATACGGGGCGGGAGCGCGAGAAGCTTGCCGATATGATTGCGGATCAGGCGCTGTTCCTCGATCAGTCGCTCGAGCTTGCGCGGCAGGCGGGGATCGGCAGCGAGCAGATCGTGCTCGATCCGGGCTTCGGTTTTGCCAAGGAGACGGCGGAAGAGAATTTCGAGCTGATGGCGCGGTTTGCCGAGCTTCAGCGTTTCGGGCTGCCGCTGCTGGCCGGAACCTCGCGCAAGCGGTTCATCGGCGCGGTCACCGGTCGCGATGCGGCTGACCGGGACGTCGCGACGGCGGCGAGCAGCGCGCTGCTGAGATTGGCGGGCGCTGCGGTTTTCCGCGTCCACAATGTCGCAATCAACAGGGATGCGCTGTGCGTTGCCGATGCTATGCTGGTGGCACGCCGTAATTACGAAGGACGCCGGGGCCAATGA
- a CDS encoding 2Fe-2S iron-sulfur cluster-binding protein, translated as MPKLTIVAFDGTRFDLDVDQGSTVMENAVRNSVPGIEAECGGACACATCHVYVDEEWVERVGPPEAMEEDMLDFAFDVRPNSRLSCQIRMKAVLDGLTVHVPERQA; from the coding sequence ATGCCCAAACTGACCATTGTCGCCTTTGACGGCACGCGCTTTGACCTCGACGTCGATCAGGGTTCCACCGTCATGGAAAATGCCGTGCGCAATTCCGTCCCGGGCATCGAAGCCGAATGCGGCGGCGCCTGCGCCTGCGCGACCTGTCATGTCTATGTCGATGAGGAGTGGGTAGAGCGCGTCGGCCCGCCGGAAGCGATGGAAGAAGACATGCTCGACTTCGCCTTCGACGTCCGCCCGAATTCGCGTCTTTCCTGTCAGATCCGCATGAAGGCCGTGCTCGACGGCCTGACGGTGCACGTTCCGGAACGCCAGGCGTAA
- a CDS encoding glutathione S-transferase family protein yields the protein MTGLVLTTFDWVPDLPRGYVRDIRVRWALEEAGLPYRVAGIPFAKRDAQHFAHQPFGQVPWLTDGELSIFESGAILLHLGNKSEALMPRDDKGRSEALEWLFAALNSVEAASLPWTIMIFSGQDGDTPAWKSLDSFLKARLKHMEPVLAAREWMAGRFSVADILMADVLRLVDRFDGLSAFPACRAYVKRATARPAFAKAHADQLAHFAAADVKQPA from the coding sequence ATGACCGGCCTCGTCCTCACCACTTTCGACTGGGTTCCCGATCTGCCGCGCGGCTATGTGCGCGACATCCGCGTGCGCTGGGCGCTGGAGGAGGCGGGATTGCCCTATCGCGTCGCGGGCATACCCTTTGCCAAGCGTGACGCGCAGCATTTCGCGCACCAGCCGTTCGGTCAGGTGCCGTGGCTGACGGACGGCGAACTCTCGATCTTCGAAAGCGGCGCGATCCTGCTCCATCTCGGCAACAAGAGCGAGGCGCTGATGCCGCGCGACGACAAGGGCCGCAGCGAGGCGCTGGAATGGCTGTTTGCGGCGCTGAATTCGGTCGAGGCGGCAAGCCTGCCCTGGACGATCATGATCTTCTCCGGGCAGGATGGCGATACACCGGCCTGGAAGAGCCTGGATTCCTTCCTGAAGGCGAGGCTCAAACATATGGAGCCGGTGCTTGCAGCGCGCGAGTGGATGGCCGGACGGTTCTCCGTCGCCGATATCCTGATGGCGGACGTGCTGCGCCTCGTCGATCGCTTCGATGGATTGTCAGCTTTTCCGGCCTGCCGTGCCTATGTGAAGCGGGCGACGGCAAGACCGGCTTTCGCGAAGGCCCATGCGGACCAGCTGGCGCATTTCGCGGCTGCCGATGTGAAGCAGCCGGCGTAG
- a CDS encoding TIGR01620 family protein has product MSKSAPEDPGRKTRAPAAFVYEDDPRPVETSLPPERRRPSAFEADVILTPDEDDPFLNPEKDSAPLPVAVPRKRRLSFAKIAGAAFGILLSLAFGLWTDSLIRDLFSRADWLGYAALTALAVGILAVVGIVIRETAGMMRLTAVQTIKAEAEAAILETRPAKARTLVNRLASMLSAKPETAKGRATLKASENDIIDAPHLVALAERELLGPLDRQARALIVNSSKRVSIVTAVSPRAIVDLLYVLYEASRLIRAMAELYGGRPGTLGMIRLMRDVLAHLAVTGSIAVGDSLVQQVLGHGLASKLSARLGEGVINGLMTARIGIAAMDLCRPLAFRAFKRPGIGDFIGDLTPSMTGRDQQK; this is encoded by the coding sequence ATGAGCAAGTCCGCTCCAGAAGATCCCGGCCGCAAGACCCGCGCCCCCGCCGCCTTCGTCTATGAGGACGATCCGCGTCCGGTCGAGACATCGCTGCCGCCGGAGCGCCGCAGACCCTCGGCATTCGAAGCTGATGTCATCCTGACGCCGGATGAGGACGATCCCTTCCTCAATCCGGAAAAGGACAGCGCCCCGCTTCCGGTCGCCGTGCCGCGCAAGCGCCGCCTCTCCTTCGCCAAGATCGCCGGCGCCGCCTTCGGCATCCTGCTGTCGCTCGCCTTCGGCCTCTGGACCGACAGCCTGATCCGTGACCTGTTCTCCCGCGCCGATTGGCTCGGCTACGCCGCGCTCACAGCGCTTGCCGTCGGCATCCTCGCTGTCGTCGGGATCGTCATTCGCGAGACCGCCGGGATGATGCGGCTGACGGCAGTGCAGACGATCAAGGCGGAGGCCGAAGCCGCAATCCTGGAAACCAGGCCCGCCAAGGCGCGCACGCTGGTCAACCGGCTGGCCTCCATGCTCTCGGCCAAGCCCGAGACCGCCAAGGGCCGCGCCACGCTGAAAGCCTCCGAAAACGACATCATCGACGCGCCGCATCTCGTCGCACTTGCCGAACGCGAATTGCTCGGCCCGCTCGACCGCCAGGCCCGGGCGCTGATCGTCAATTCGTCGAAGCGCGTCTCGATCGTCACAGCCGTCAGCCCCCGCGCCATTGTCGATCTTCTCTACGTGCTCTACGAGGCCTCTCGGCTGATCCGCGCCATGGCCGAGCTCTATGGCGGACGTCCCGGCACGCTCGGCATGATCCGGCTGATGCGCGACGTCCTTGCTCACCTCGCGGTGACAGGCTCGATCGCCGTCGGCGACAGCCTTGTCCAGCAGGTGCTCGGCCACGGCCTCGCCTCGAAACTCTCGGCCCGTCTCGGCGAAGGCGTTATCAACGGCCTGATGACGGCGCGCATCGGAATCGCTGCGATGGACCTTTGCCGTCCACTCGCCTTCCGCGCGTTCAAACGCCCGGGAATCGGCGACTTCATCGGCGATCTCACGCCGTCCATGACCGGCCGCGACCAGCAGAAGTAG
- the dksA gene encoding RNA polymerase-binding protein DksA, whose product MSEKIDLSNYVPSEDEEFMNVNQRAYFRAKLVAWKNDILREARETLDHLAEESANHPDLADRASSETDRAIELRARDRQRKLISKIDAALQRIDDGTYGYCEETGEPIGLKRLDARPIATLSIEAQERHERREKVYRDE is encoded by the coding sequence TTGAGTGAGAAGATCGATCTTAGCAATTACGTTCCCTCGGAAGACGAGGAGTTCATGAACGTAAACCAGCGAGCATATTTCCGGGCAAAGCTGGTCGCATGGAAAAACGACATCCTTAGAGAAGCGCGCGAGACCCTAGATCATCTCGCTGAAGAAAGCGCCAACCATCCCGACCTCGCGGACCGGGCATCTTCCGAAACAGACCGGGCCATCGAACTTCGCGCCCGCGACCGTCAGAGAAAACTGATCTCCAAGATCGACGCCGCGCTGCAGCGTATCGATGACGGCACCTACGGTTACTGCGAAGAAACCGGCGAGCCGATCGGCCTCAAGCGTCTCGACGCCCGCCCGATCGCCACGCTGTCGATCGAGGCACAGGAGCGCCACGAGCGCCGCGAAAAAGTCTACCGCGACGAATAA
- a CDS encoding DUF1902 domain-containing protein, whose product MKHVSIFVRADWDDEAGVWVATSNDIDGLAVEAETLEALSPKVLAAISDLLELNGISSDLAEIPVHIMAEQLARVPNPNF is encoded by the coding sequence ATGAAGCATGTATCCATTTTCGTGCGCGCCGATTGGGATGACGAGGCCGGCGTATGGGTTGCGACCAGCAACGATATCGACGGCCTTGCAGTCGAGGCCGAGACGCTTGAGGCGCTGAGCCCCAAGGTTCTCGCGGCGATCTCCGATCTCCTGGAACTTAACGGCATCTCGTCTGATCTCGCCGAAATCCCGGTCCACATCATGGCTGAGCAACTCGCTCGCGTTCCCAATCCGAATTTCTGA
- a CDS encoding D-alanyl-D-alanine carboxypeptidase family protein, translating into MPKTMPLLLSAAFSASLFLGLASTSSAGQASFLMDAQTGQVLASANQDDLNYPASLTKMMTLYLAFEAMHAGRLSWDQKLTMSENAESKEPFKLAVGAGRKVTVREAVEGIIVLSANDAAVAIAEQLGGSEDTFGKLMTAKAHQLGMTNTVFKNPSGLPDPEQVTTARDMATLGASLIRDYPEEFKMFSMRGFQFRGMKLRGHNNVMYRYQGADGIKTGYTDASGYNVVTSVNKDGRHVVGVVMGEKTAAIRDDKMAAMLDAALIGAPTAATAAADPSAATAAVPAN; encoded by the coding sequence ATGCCAAAGACCATGCCGCTGCTTCTCTCCGCAGCGTTCTCCGCTTCCCTGTTCCTCGGACTGGCCTCCACATCCTCGGCCGGACAGGCAAGCTTCCTGATGGACGCGCAGACGGGCCAGGTCCTGGCGAGCGCCAATCAGGACGATCTCAACTACCCGGCATCGCTGACCAAGATGATGACGCTCTACCTGGCTTTCGAGGCCATGCATGCCGGCCGCCTCAGCTGGGACCAGAAGCTGACCATGTCGGAAAATGCCGAGAGCAAGGAGCCCTTCAAGCTCGCCGTCGGCGCCGGCCGCAAGGTCACCGTGCGCGAAGCGGTCGAAGGCATCATCGTTCTCTCGGCCAATGACGCCGCTGTCGCGATCGCCGAACAGCTCGGCGGCTCCGAAGATACCTTCGGCAAGCTGATGACCGCAAAGGCCCATCAGCTCGGCATGACCAATACCGTCTTCAAGAACCCGTCGGGTCTTCCCGATCCCGAGCAGGTGACGACGGCGCGCGACATGGCGACCCTCGGAGCATCACTGATCCGTGACTATCCGGAAGAGTTCAAGATGTTCTCCATGCGCGGTTTCCAGTTCCGCGGCATGAAACTGCGCGGCCACAACAATGTCATGTACCGCTATCAGGGCGCCGATGGCATCAAGACCGGCTACACGGATGCATCCGGCTATAACGTCGTAACCTCGGTCAACAAGGACGGCCGCCATGTCGTCGGCGTCGTCATGGGCGAGAAGACCGCGGCAATCCGCGACGACAAGATGGCCGCCATGCTGGACGCCGCGCTGATCGGCGCTCCCACGGCCGCAACGGCTGCCGCCGACCCGTCGGCCGCCACCGCCGCCGTTCCGGCCAACTGA
- the folB gene encoding dihydroneopterin aldolase → MSTKYTILMQNCAFFARHGVHDEEEFLGQRFFVDAELDVIAGKALESDSIEDTVNYGIAFTVIEEIVVGKRRYLIEALALDIAKGLCERFHQITRAKITVRKPSAPVPGVLDFVQVSVEHFAQ, encoded by the coding sequence ATGAGCACGAAATATACCATCCTGATGCAGAACTGTGCGTTCTTCGCCCGTCATGGCGTCCATGACGAGGAGGAGTTCCTCGGGCAGCGCTTCTTCGTCGACGCAGAGCTCGACGTCATCGCCGGCAAGGCGCTGGAAAGCGACTCGATCGAGGACACCGTCAATTACGGCATCGCCTTCACCGTCATCGAGGAGATCGTCGTCGGCAAGCGGCGCTATCTCATCGAGGCGCTGGCGCTCGATATCGCCAAGGGGCTCTGCGAGCGCTTCCATCAGATCACCCGTGCCAAGATCACGGTGCGCAAGCCGAGTGCGCCGGTTCCGGGCGTGTTGGATTTCGTTCAGGTGAGCGTCGAACATTTTGCCCAGTGA
- a CDS encoding histidine phosphatase family protein has translation MAATLPSPSRIYLLRHAEAVWPQPGQGDFDRDLSEKGYGDAEIVADHAADKGYRPDIILSSTARRCRETADAVHRAMGLSVDLRYVDELYNTTPDVYLEILRTQTATAVMLVGHNPTIEQTLETLIGHDALLRTLPNGFPAGGLAVLDFDAAAAAWKLREFLVA, from the coding sequence ATGGCCGCAACCTTGCCTTCGCCTTCACGAATCTACCTGCTTCGGCACGCTGAAGCCGTCTGGCCGCAGCCCGGTCAGGGCGATTTCGACCGCGATCTGAGTGAGAAGGGATATGGCGATGCCGAGATCGTCGCCGACCATGCGGCCGACAAGGGTTACCGGCCGGACATCATCCTGAGTTCGACCGCGCGGCGCTGCCGCGAGACGGCCGATGCCGTCCATCGCGCCATGGGCCTCTCGGTCGACCTGCGCTATGTCGACGAGCTCTACAACACGACGCCTGACGTCTATCTCGAAATCCTGCGCACGCAGACGGCAACCGCCGTCATGCTGGTCGGCCATAATCCGACGATCGAGCAGACGCTCGAAACGCTGATCGGCCACGATGCCCTGCTACGTACGCTGCCGAACGGCTTTCCCGCCGGCGGTCTTGCCGTCCTCGATTTCGATGCCGCCGCGGCGGCCTGGAAACTGCGCGAGTTTCTCGTCGCCTGA
- a CDS encoding type II toxin-antitoxin system HicA family toxin — MVGYLRELKELLRKAGCDYVRPGKGDHEIWYSPVPKRHFTVDHGTKSRHTANETLKQAGLPKAF; from the coding sequence ATGGTTGGCTACCTTCGGGAACTGAAGGAGCTATTGCGCAAGGCTGGCTGCGACTATGTGCGGCCGGGCAAGGGCGATCACGAAATCTGGTATAGTCCGGTTCCCAAGCGGCATTTCACCGTCGATCACGGAACCAAGTCCCGACATACGGCAAACGAGACCTTGAAACAGGCCGGTCTTCCGAAAGCTTTCTGA
- a CDS encoding Hpt domain-containing protein — protein sequence MAAVSIAFEAPDNSKGPCPSKVRPIDLVHLAKQTMGDKALEIEVLQMFARQARACLGEIASGEAKKIVAAAHRLKGAASAVGAFRVSEAAEMLEENAGDAASMAAVGAAVVEAENFILKLSR from the coding sequence ATGGCAGCAGTCAGTATCGCGTTCGAAGCGCCGGATAATTCGAAGGGGCCGTGCCCCTCCAAGGTCCGTCCAATCGACCTGGTGCATCTTGCAAAGCAGACGATGGGCGACAAGGCCCTCGAAATCGAAGTGCTTCAGATGTTTGCGCGCCAGGCGCGCGCGTGTCTCGGAGAAATCGCCTCCGGCGAGGCGAAGAAGATCGTCGCAGCCGCCCATCGCCTGAAGGGCGCGGCAAGCGCCGTCGGCGCCTTCCGGGTCTCCGAGGCGGCTGAAATGCTCGAAGAGAATGCCGGCGATGCGGCATCGATGGCCGCCGTCGGCGCCGCCGTCGTCGAGGCGGAAAATTTCATCCTGAAGCTCAGCCGCTAA